From Panicum hallii strain FIL2 chromosome 2, PHallii_v3.1, whole genome shotgun sequence, a single genomic window includes:
- the LOC112881403 gene encoding uncharacterized protein LOC112881403, with amino-acid sequence MSARFYLLLEELQLQHDNKVEAGHALYAGHGNQSGSSDSSSNQRYKGKNKKRGKKRRRRRQRPPIAPHLLVASGRQPLDRPRSGLAGVLPASWRRSTGPSSSVSGPTSHDSPAPAPASCAAGAFKFRRLGSQRALQGPSDRRRRHYVAERCRLVPRHRSHHAHVVKLWTFQHKQ; translated from the exons ATGAGCGCTCGCTTTTACCTCCTCCTCGAGGAGCTCCAGCTGCAACATGACAACAAGGTGGAGGCCGGCCACGCCCTCTACGCCGGCCACGGGAACCAGTCCGGCTCCAGCGACAGCAGCTCCAACCAGCGCTACAAAGGAAAGAACAAGAAGCGCGGCAaaaaacggcggcggcggcggcagcgccccCCAATCGCGCCCCACCTCCTCGTGGCCAGCGGGCGTCAACCCCTGGACAGGCCTCGTTCAGGCCTGGCAGGTGTCCTTCCGGCCTCCTGGCGCCGGAGTACTGGGCCCTCGTCCTCCGTTTCAGGCCCAACAAGCCACGACAGCCCAGCACCTGCCCCAGCTTCCTGCGCTGCCGGAGCATTCAAATTCCGACGCCTGGGATCACAGCGCGCTCTACAGGGACCTTCAGACCGCCGGCGTCGCCACTACGTCGCCGAGCGCTGCCGATTGGTACCTCGACACCGGAGCCACCATGCACATGTCGTCAAGCTCTG GACCTTCCAACACAAACAGTGA
- the LOC112881257 gene encoding formin-like protein 11, with translation MRRCKREWLLCMCLISIHLIGPLVFEGLLVGAQGSSPPALTPLLVKQVDEMVEHIWLKCGLDKGSLEDVRKHFNYNHVLDILRTVSGKDTKDNSPETEDASKALSPEIKKTLLNCLSKQPLVVLAQESANKLPIDFIKMLLAFIRRDVAQGPPGAVVDPAPPADVKSTPSPSLAELASPIPEEQTDPSLGASPKEKTVPPTKESVAKTENNRGMPTIAIVGLCVSAIALLALLCLCCCMCRANKASSSNARDDKPLLDLKQSDLSAASCMPSEGNPIDVNKLGTLPVKSETVQNGNVKLSSSEVPDTNVHPTVYNSWVEPMAASTSSSAPASEPSPPPVVPPAAPTVPQALSSTSHGPVPPLKPAQVLHAESSPPPAPVLHAESSPTPAPNIAPPPPKAAPSPNAAPPPPSAAPPPPSAAPPPPPPKSSGPPGAPGPPPPALPGSKTRPPPPMKKLGNKADDGAGSQEAKTKLKPFFWDKVTANANQSMVWDHLKSGSFQFNEEMIETLFGYNSTDKTGSDGKKDLSSKDVPQFVRILDPKKGQNLAISLRALSVSPVEVCTAVKEGNELPTDLIDTILKWIPSSDEELRLRLYTGELTQLGPAEQFLKAIIDIPYVFQRLDALLFISNLPEEASNVKQSFATLEVACQELTKSRLFLKLLEAVLKTGNRMNVGTFRGGAQAFKLDTLLKLSDVKGTDGKTTLLHFVVLEIIRSEGIRATRTAKEQSASVSSMDTNNVTDDNKEQTEDDYKQLGLKVVSNLGDELQNVRKAAILDADQLAMSVASLGHKLVRTKEFLNTSMKSLDEDSGFHHKLKHFTEQTQTDVTFLLEEEKKIRSMVRSTVDYFHGSTGKDEGLRLFVVVRDFLTMLEKVCKELKEESKVAPKKTKTHQPPQTSHPSFNDPRRNLFPAIQDRRADSSSSSSDEDD, from the exons ATGAGGCGCTGCAAGAGAGAATGGCTCTTATGCATGTGCCTCATCTCCATTCATCTCATCGGACCACTTGTATTTGAGGGATTACTCGTTGGTGCACAGGGCTCATCGCCACCGGCCTTGACACCACTCCTTGTCAAACAAGTAGATGAAATG GTGGAACATATATGGCTCAAATGTGGCCTAGACAAGGGATCTCTCGAAGACGTTAGAAAACATTTCAATTACAACCATGTACTTGACATTCTCCGTACGGTCTCTGGAAAAGATACTAAGGACAACTCTCCTGAAACTGAAGACGCTAGCAAAGCATTGTCTCCAGAAATTAAGAAAACTTTGCTGAACTGCTTAAGCAAGCAGCCACTTGTCGTTCTGGCACAGGAGAGCGCAAACAAATTGCCTATTGATTTTATAAAAATGCTTCTTGCCTTTATAAGAAGAGATGTGGCTCAGGGACCTCCAGGTGCAGTGGTAGATCCAGCGCCACCAGCAGATGTGAAATCAACTCCATCGCCTTCTCTAGCTGAGCTTGCCTCACCAATACCTGAGGAACAAACAGATCCTTCACTAGGAGCATCACCAAAAGAAAAGACAGTGCCCCCAACAAAAGAATCGGTGGCCAAAACGGAGAACAACCGTGGCATGCCAACCATTGCTATCGTTGGTCTGTGTGTATCAGCTATAGCGCTGTTAGCTCTTCTCTGCTTATGTTGCTGCATGTGTCGTGCAAACAAGGCCTCTTCATCCAACGCAAGGGATGATAAACCACTTCTGGATCTGAAACAGAGTGATTTATCTG CTGCTTCTTGTATGCCTTCCGAAGGAAATCCAATTGATGTCAACAAGCTGGGAACACTGCCAGTGAAGTCAGAGACTGTCCAAAATGGCAATGTCAAACTAAGCTCATCTGAAGTCCCAGACACCAATGTTCACCCAACAGTCTACAATAGTTGGGTTGAGCCAATGGCTGCTTCTACTAGTTCTTCTGCCCCTGCATCGGAGCCATCGCCTCCACCAGTTGTGCCACCTGCAGCCCCTACAGTTCCACAGGCTCTTTCATCAACTTCTCATGGACCCGTGCCACCTTTAAAACCTGCTCAAGTTCTTCATGCAGAATCCTCACCACCACCTGCGCCAGTTCTTCATGCAGAATCCTCACCAACACCTGCTCCAAACATTGCACCTCCGCCACCAAAAGCTGCACCTTCGCCAAACGCTGCGCCTCCGCCACCAAGCGCTGCTCCTCCGCCACCAAGCGCtgcacctccaccgccgccgccaaaaTCTTCTGGCCCACCTGGCGCACCTGGCCCACCACCTCCAGCGCTGCCTGGTTCAAAAACGCGTCCACCACCACCCATGAAGAAGTTAGGCAATAAGGCAGATGATGGCGCAGGTTCTCAAGAAGCTAAAACAAAACTAAAGCCCTTCTTTTGGGATAAAGTAACAGCAAATGCTAATCAATCTATGGTGTGGGATCACCTTAAGTCTGGATCATTCCA GTTCAACGAGGAGATGATTGAAACCCTTTTCGGTTATAACTCTACGGACAAAACAGGCAGTGATGGCAAAAAAGATTTATCATCAAAGGATGTTCCTCAATTCGTGAGGATACTTGACCCTAAAAAGGGACAGAACCTGGCGATATCCTTGAGAGCTCTGAGTGTTTCACCAGTGGAAGTATGTACTGCAGTTAAGGAAG GAAATGAACTTCCAACAGACTTGATAGACACCATACTGAAGTGGATACCAAGTAGCGATGAGGAGCTTAGGCTTCGACTGTACACTGGGGAACTCACTCAACTTGGTCCTGCGGAGCAATTCCTGAAAGCAATTATTGACATTCCATATGTTTTTCAACGCCTGGATGCGTTACTTTTCATATCCAATCTTCCAGAGGAAGCTTCAAACGTGAAGCAATCTTTTGCTACTTTAGAG GTGGCATGCCAAGAGCTTACAAAGAGCCGCCTTTTCTTGAAGCTACTAGAGGCGGTACTTAAAACAGGAAATCGGATGAATGTTGGCACGTTCCGTGGAGGAGCTCAGGCTTTTAAACTTGACACGCTCCTTAAGCTTTCTGATGTCAAAGGAACTGATGGGAAGACAACACTGTTGCATTTTGTTGTTCTAGAAATCATTCGCTCTGAAGGGATTCGCGCTACACGGACTGCAAAAGAGCAGAGTGCCAGTGTATCAAGTATGGACACCAATAATGTTACTGATGACAATAAGGAACAAACTGAAGATGATTATAAACAACTTGGACTGAAAGTGGTGTCGAATTTAGGTGATGAACTCCAAAATGTCAGGAAGGCAGCAATCCTGGATGCAGATCAGTTGGCTATGTCGGTAGCAAGCCTTGGCCACAAGCTTGTAAGAACCAAAGAATTCCTGAACACGAGCATGAAAAGTTTGGATGAAGACAGCGGGTTTCATCACAAACTTAAGCATTTCACTGAGCAGACTCAGACTGATGTTACTTTCTTGCTAGAGGAAGAGAAGAAAATACGGTCGATGGTCCGAAGCACCGTTGATTATTTTCACGGGAGTACAGGGAAGGATGAAGGCCTACGGTTATTTGTGGTAGTGCGAGATTTCCTCACAATGCTGGAAAAGGTATGCAAAGAGTTGAAagaagaatcaaaagtagcTCCAAAGAAAACAAAGACCCATCAGCCACCCCAAACATCCCACCCGTCTTTCAATGATCCAAGGCGCAACCTATTCCCTGCAATTCAAGACCGGAGGGCAGATAGCTCAAGCTCAAGTTCTGATGAGGACGACTAG